One stretch of Clavelina lepadiformis chromosome 6, kaClaLepa1.1, whole genome shotgun sequence DNA includes these proteins:
- the LOC143462045 gene encoding uncharacterized protein LOC143462045 isoform X1: protein MACCKDYVTEQTQNAPLADSFTLSPVKRRLSNDYPCKNLKRIRESLRSQTRKPVKDKIIAKSKPHMMPDESIGSLFTICSLCELHFKTELELEEHLYSLLHHRALDTEKGKDFMHECNLCCITCKGLSEYVSHLQEGIHRDNMEKRKQYLRNNKLSGPVYGLMKYRDTFMCKPKKDIHPKPIEDRAGSSLSPLSLAEECSNIKQPLEYGSAHSKIDEHAAIKTYHQNSHSPLVKTRFAGRSCYHPQSSWSNQGEQNQFLWSKHRHQPRGAAYHQRYFSRNAYGPRMPTYGQHRPSFRSGPVFNHHNSSGHWEWNTYDRKPTKRNRYKRSESSNSSLSVDYPNSGTSRIYSTHKSESFSTRTPIIKSHVTPAHSDPDLLQPEPFFVPNYPIIQSITKGPSNNDCSKLVSTAEMHRTSSTTVNNNTISQPLQMQDLLSSNISHDKPKQHKHTGTTVSKLKPLLNIPKDTTIERSEQTSDFPPSKDHCTSNISKIEDVKVDEPRHHIGWSTSSRKQPKEKKLCKSSSDATSVDSRYASKRLKALKCLVTVRNGDLETNIKSSFSSEEKPLTAELSLDHNSTQSAVTFGSAECNTIRRKFKAIMDELKPPTRCSSISSGSLLSTQSSFAAQIFTKKFTDKSSTETIDSDRETLEVKTMLSDHETKLQAADKDKGKNLQYDEVCCSDSSLRKIIRAESFESKKGTAVKLQPVPSSSISDEPIRKFTVLDVAETDCTSRGKSPEIVRNQLLKLAKRKQNELDCNQNEHFDSSLQVNETFDEESTTSSLKLNFEQVPCQDRKSDDVDEPERCVVDASKKHTPKPNVRKARSRLVVREHKPSANNSDSDKKQARLAKLLLKLSGRTTRRKADSSQAKRRLSGPRFGIGLVSRDATKSYSSMDESDLEDIIMSIAQQDGALHEIGATTKRVRSFSEGESTVNGESRMQEKHKLVSTNSELPCASHNTPGRRSGNFSSQLLEMSEREELLHRQSKNVKEKSVKLLEEITHVNELIEQLDVRRKELDEENENNCREDRKIALELQEIRQNRLKILRENFETSGRSHSSAQNISLQPGSYLHSTPTPTSKPDLLYLSACTSPTVTKVQSSFSHSQPSIENSCVANIYSNDNSKYDTANTRIDLDLSMNSTSNTPLTKANAEVPRFFENDCNKNSSTIVQSNSRDEPFPVSSSSTYFQAHMDKEPLEEASKPDTTAVDAIIRRYLEDASNEREVTSSTMRKKDNALLLDNGTLSQPPSDTEVTSTTPNHKSLAKDISHGRVTENQHQENDRHAAVKPQSAYANEENVRPKKKTKTLPRDPYLAKLSLQQPLTTDITASWVTAHDGSINSFTNHPSENNRTLFKPATLTSAETEITLKHANSFPLHTASVLCVFVTQCKMMITCSKDKLVHVTDLKTGQILKSYNLSSIPLAAYIIPESSNQMDEKQATLLSLYVVFVDETGDRNSLTESSLHQLFITINTHQRFAEMSCQFQATKLLDYSSSLLCMHRNNNLLYLGARDGRVVVFNKDQHQIQDILDCHSPHAVCCLTTGTDGARRVLCCGSSDCRVSVRDATDGLLLRILSGHTKTVNCLQLINHLLYSGSSDRSVLVHDIHSGDMVHRFLGLHGGSIKMLKVHFTSIVTLCLDKKLRVLRNEKPPIYGIPKSIDGLPLCMHLYQSDVTGDQCRPGMVVPVVCIGCQDGKIQIIPLPHLASVKTQSTVQVWEKCNTSPKSLNSSIVIDLTSDFQCLWSGCKAAGFTCSTALLAHIDLFHTTDAYKENLNCCCLWDNCTHYFSSDLDTALDVHLHVEKHLIDVLKPPNQHFSTTS, encoded by the exons aTCATTGCCAAAAGCAAGCCTCACATGATGCCTGATGAGAGTATAGGAAGCTTATTTACAATTTGCTCACTCTGTGAATTACACTTCAAAACAGAACTT GAACTTGAAGAACATCTATATTCCCTTTTGCATCATCGAGCTCTGGATACTGAAAAAGGAAA AGACTTCATGCATGAATGCAATTTGTGCTGTATTACTTGCAAAGGGCTATCTGAGTATGTGAGTCATCTGCAGGAAGGCATTCATCGTGATAACatggaaaaaagaaaacagtatCTTCGAAACAATAAACTATCTGGTCCAGTGTATGGTCTAATGAA ATACAGAGACACATTTATGTGCAAACCAAAGAAAGATATTCATCCAAAACCAATAGAAGATAGGGCAGGGTCATCTCTTTCTCCCTTATCATTAGCAGAG GAGTGTAGTAACATAAAGCAACCACTTGAATATGGCAGTGCCCACAGCAAAATAGATGAACATGCTGCAATCAAAACT TACCATCAAAATAGTCATAGTCCTCTGGTTAAGACTAGATTTGCTGGAAGAAGCTGCTACCATCCTCAGTCATCATGGAGTAATCAAGGGGAACAAAACCAGTTTTTATGGAGCAAGCATAGACATCAACCACGTGGAGCTGCATACCATCAACGATATTTTTCACGAAATGCTTATGGACCAAGGATGCCCACATATGGACAACATAGGCCTAGTTTCAGAAGTGGGCCGGTTTTTAACCATCATAACTCCAGTGGTCATTGGGAATGGAATACATATGACAGAAAACCTACAAAGAGGAACAGATATAAAAGATCAGAATCTTCTAACTCTTCATTGAGCGTGGATTATCCCAACTCTGGAACAAGTAGAATATATTCAACTCATAAAAGTGAATCGTTTAGTACAAGAACACCGATCATAAAGTCTCATGTGACGCCAGCACATTCCGACCCAGATTTATTACAGCCGGAACCCTTTTTTGTCCCAAATTATCCAATTATCCAAAGTATAACAAAGGGTCCCAGTAATAATGACTGCTCAAAGCTTGTGTCCACTGCAGAAATGCATAGGACCAGCTCTACCACAGTAAACAATAATACTATCTCGCAGCCTTTACAGATGCAGGATTTATTAAGTTCCAATATCTCACATGATAAaccaaaacaacacaaacacacaGGAACAACAGTTAGTAAATTAAAGCCACTACTAAACATACCAAAGGATACAACTATAGAGCGGAGTGAGCAGACTTCTGATTTCCCTCCCAGTAAAGATCATTGTACCTCCAATATTTCAAAGATTGAAGATGTAAAAGTTGATGAACCACGTCACCATATTGGATGGAGTACTTCATCAAGGAAACAACCTAAGGAAAAG aaactTTGTAAATCATCCAGTGATGCAACGTCAGTTGACTCTCGATATGCTTCAAAACGGCTAAAAgctttgaaatgtttggtAACAGTAAGGAATGGTGACCTGGAAACGAACATTAAGTCCTCATTTTCATCAGAAGAAAAACCACTGACTGCGGAGCTTAGTTTAGATCATAATTCCACTCAGTCAGCTGTTACTTTTGGGTCTGCTGAGTGTAACACAATTCGTAGAAAGTTTAAAGCCATCATGGATGAGCTCAAGCCACCCACAAGATGTTCTTCTATATCTAGCGGTTCATTGCTTTCTACACAATCTTCATTCGCCGCACagatatttacaaaaaaattcacaGACAAAAGCTCAACTGAGACTATAGATTCTGACAGGGAAACACTTGAAGTGAAAACGATGCTTTCTGACCATGAAACCAAATTACAAGCTGCTGATAAAGATAAAgggaaaaatttgcaatatgaTGAAGTCTGCTGCTCTGATTCTTCTCTAAGGAAAATTATAAGG GCAGAAAGTTTTGAATCTAAAAAAGGCACTGCTGTTAAACTCCAGCCAGTTCCTTCAAGTAGCATCAGTGATGAACCCATTAGGAA GTTTACTGTTCTAGATGTGGCAGAAACTGATTGTACAAGTAGAGGAAAATCTCCTGAAATAGTTCGAAATCAATTGCTAAAACTTGCAAAGAGAAAGCAAAATGAATTAGATTGCAATCAGAATGA ACACTTTGATTCATCTCTTCAAGTAAATGAAACTTTTGATGAGGAGAGCACAACGTCAtcattgaagttaaatttcGAACAAGTACCTTGT CAGGATAGAAAGAGTGATGACGTGGATGAACCAGAACGTTGTGTGGTCGATGCAAGTAAGAAACACACTCCCAAACCCAATGTCCGCAAAGCCAGAAGCAG ATTAGTTGTTCGAGAACATAAACCTAGTGCCAACAACAGTGATAGTGATAAGAAACAAGCCAGATTGGccaaacttttgttaaaacttaGCGGTCGTACAACAAGAAGAAAAGCTGACAGCTCTCAAGCCAAAAGAAGACTGAGTGGACCAAG ATTTGGTATTGGATTAGTTTCAAGAGATGCCACCAAGTCTTACTCTTCAATGGATGAAAGTGATCTTGAAGATATAATCATGTCTATTGCTCAG CAAGATGGAGCACTCCATGAGATCGGGGCAACCACAAAACGTGTGCGGTCATTTTCTGAAGGAGAGTCCACAGTAAATGGTGAATCTAGAATGCAAGAAAAGCATAAGCTGGTTTCAACAAATTCTGAACTTCCTTGTGCTTCTCATAATACACCTGGTAGGAGGAGTGGAAATTTTTCCAGTCAGCTGCTGGAGATGTCTGAAAGAGAAGAGTTGTTACACagacaaagcaaaaatgttaaagaaaaaagcGTAAAACTTCTAGAAGAAATCACCCATGTGAATGAA TTAATTGAGCAGCTTGATGTAAGACGAAAAGAACTTGATGAAGAAAACGAGAACAATTGTCGAGAAGATAGAAAGATTGCTCTTGAATTGCAAGAGATTAGACAAAAccgtttaaaaattttaag AGAGAATTTTGAAACAAGCGGTCGTTCTCATTCGTCTGCTCAAAACATTTCACTTCAGCCTGGCAGTTATTTGCATAGCACCCCTACTCCAACTTCAAAACCAGATTTGCTGTATTTGTCTGCATGCACATCACCAACAGTCACAAAAGTGCAGTCGAGTTTTTCTCATTCACAGCCGAGTATTGAGAATTCGTGTGTTGCAAACATTTATTCAAATGACAATTCAAAGTACGATACAGCAAACACAAGAATTGACTTGGATCTTAGTATGAATTCTACAAGTAATACACCACTTACGAAGGCTAACGCAGAAGTTCCCAGATTTTTTGAGAATGACTGCAATAAGAACTCTTCCACAATTGTTCAAAGCAACAGCAGAGATGAACCTTTTCCTGTGTCATCCAGCtctacatattttcaagcaCACATGGACAAAGAGCCTTTGGAAGAAGCATCTAAACCTGATACTACGGCTGTAGACGCAATCATACGAAGATATCTTGAAGATGCAAGTAATGAGCGTGAGGTGACCTCATCAACAATGCGCAAAAAAGACAATGCATTACTATTG gACAATGGCACACTCTCACAACCACCATCAGATACAGAAGTTACATCTACTACACCAAATCACAAATCTTTGGCTAA AGATATCAGCCATGGCAGAGTAACTGAAAACCAGCATCAAGAAAATGACAGACATGCTGCTGTTAAGCCACAGTCTGCCTAtgcaaatgaagaaaatgtgCGACCTAAAAAGAAGACAAAGACATTACCGAG AGATCCTTATCTTGCAAAACTAAGTTTACAACAACCTTTGACTACTGACATTACGGCATCATGGGTAACAGCACATGATGGTAGCATTAATTCCTTCACCAACCACCCTTCAGAGAACAATAGGACGTTATTTAAACCAGCTACATTAACTTCTGCAG AAACTGAGATCACTCTCAAACATGCAAACTCTTTTCCGCTACACACTGCTTCAGTATTATGTGTTTTTGTTACCCAGTGCAAGATGATGATAACTTGCTCAAAGGACAAACTAGTGCATGTTACGGATTTGAAAACAG GTCAAATTTTGAAGTCATACAACCTTTCCAGTATACCACTGGCAGCTTACATTATACCAGAATCCAGCAACCAGATGGACGAAAAACAAGCTACTTTGCTTTCACTCTATGTAGTGTTTGTAGATGAAACTGGTGATCGTAATTCACTCACAGAATCAAGTTTGCACCAACTTTTCATCACAATTAAT ACCCATCAAAGATTTGCTGAAATGTCTTGTCAGTTTCAAGCTACAAAACTATTAGATTACAGTAGCAGTTTACTATGCATGCATCGTAATAATAATCTGCTTTACCTTGGGGCACGGGATGGAAGAGTTGTTGTTTTCAACAAAGACCAG CACCAAATTCAGGATATTCTGGATTGCCATTCACCACATGCAGTTTGCTGCCTCACAACTGGCACTGATGGGGCAAGGCGTGTGTTATGCTGTGGATCTAGTGATTGCAGGGTGTCAGTTAGAGATGCTACAGATGGACTATTGTTGCGCATCTTATCAGGACATACAAAAACTGTCAATTGTTTACag CTTATCAACCATCTGCTATATAGTGGATCATCTGATAGGAGTGTGCTTGTTCATGATATACACTCTGGTGATATGGTACATAG GTTTCTTGGTCTTCATGGTGGAAGTATTAAAATGCTTAAGGTCCACTTTACTTCAATTGTAACTCTATGTTTGGACAAGAAATTAAGAGTTTTGAGAAATGAG aaaccGCCCATTTATGGCATTCCCAAATCCATTGATGGACTCCCGTTGTGCATGCATCTGTACCAGAGTGATGTCACTGGAGATCAATGTAGGCCTGGTATGGTTGTACCAGTGGTATGTATTGGTTGCCAAGATGGGAAAATACAAATCATTCCACTCCCTCATCTTGCCTCAGTCAAAACCCAATCAACAGTC CAGGTTTGGGAGAAATGCAATACTTCTCCAAAAAGTCTAAATTCTTCCATTGTCATAGATTTAACAAGTGATTTTCAGTGTTTG tGGAGTGGTTGCAAAGCTGCCGGCTTCACCTGTAGTACAGCCCTTCTCGCACACATTGATCTATTTCACACAACCGATGCCTACAAGGAAAACTTAAATTGCTGCTGTCTCTGGGATAACTGTACTCATTATTTTTCATCTGATCTTGACACAGCTTtg GATGTACATTTACATGTTGAGAAACATTTGATTGACGTCTTAAAACCACCAAATCAACATTTCTCGACTACCagttaa
- the LOC143462045 gene encoding uncharacterized protein LOC143462045 isoform X4 — MCKPKKDIHPKPIEDRAGSSLSPLSLAEECSNIKQPLEYGSAHSKIDEHAAIKTYHQNSHSPLVKTRFAGRSCYHPQSSWSNQGEQNQFLWSKHRHQPRGAAYHQRYFSRNAYGPRMPTYGQHRPSFRSGPVFNHHNSSGHWEWNTYDRKPTKRNRYKRSESSNSSLSVDYPNSGTSRIYSTHKSESFSTRTPIIKSHVTPAHSDPDLLQPEPFFVPNYPIIQSITKGPSNNDCSKLVSTAEMHRTSSTTVNNNTISQPLQMQDLLSSNISHDKPKQHKHTGTTVSKLKPLLNIPKDTTIERSEQTSDFPPSKDHCTSNISKIEDVKVDEPRHHIGWSTSSRKQPKEKKLCKSSSDATSVDSRYASKRLKALKCLVTVRNGDLETNIKSSFSSEEKPLTAELSLDHNSTQSAVTFGSAECNTIRRKFKAIMDELKPPTRCSSISSGSLLSTQSSFAAQIFTKKFTDKSSTETIDSDRETLEVKTMLSDHETKLQAADKDKGKNLQYDEVCCSDSSLRKIIRAESFESKKGTAVKLQPVPSSSISDEPIRKFTVLDVAETDCTSRGKSPEIVRNQLLKLAKRKQNELDCNQNEHFDSSLQVNETFDEESTTSSLKLNFEQVPCQDRKSDDVDEPERCVVDASKKHTPKPNVRKARSRLVVREHKPSANNSDSDKKQARLAKLLLKLSGRTTRRKADSSQAKRRLSGPRFGIGLVSRDATKSYSSMDESDLEDIIMSIAQQDGALHEIGATTKRVRSFSEGESTVNGESRMQEKHKLVSTNSELPCASHNTPGRRSGNFSSQLLEMSEREELLHRQSKNVKEKSVKLLEEITHVNELIEQLDVRRKELDEENENNCREDRKIALELQEIRQNRLKILRENFETSGRSHSSAQNISLQPGSYLHSTPTPTSKPDLLYLSACTSPTVTKVQSSFSHSQPSIENSCVANIYSNDNSKYDTANTRIDLDLSMNSTSNTPLTKANAEVPRFFENDCNKNSSTIVQSNSRDEPFPVSSSSTYFQAHMDKEPLEEASKPDTTAVDAIIRRYLEDASNEREVTSSTMRKKDNALLLDNGTLSQPPSDTEVTSTTPNHKSLAKDISHGRVTENQHQENDRHAAVKPQSAYANEENVRPKKKTKTLPRDPYLAKLSLQQPLTTDITASWVTAHDGSINSFTNHPSENNRTLFKPATLTSAETEITLKHANSFPLHTASVLCVFVTQCKMMITCSKDKLVHVTDLKTGQILKSYNLSSIPLAAYIIPESSNQMDEKQATLLSLYVVFVDETGDRNSLTESSLHQLFITINTHQRFAEMSCQFQATKLLDYSSSLLCMHRNNNLLYLGARDGRVVVFNKDQHQIQDILDCHSPHAVCCLTTGTDGARRVLCCGSSDCRVSVRDATDGLLLRILSGHTKTVNCLQLINHLLYSGSSDRSVLVHDIHSGDMVHRFLGLHGGSIKMLKVHFTSIVTLCLDKKLRVLRNEKPPIYGIPKSIDGLPLCMHLYQSDVTGDQCRPGMVVPVVCIGCQDGKIQIIPLPHLASVKTQSTVQVWEKCNTSPKSLNSSIVIDLTSDFQCLWSGCKAAGFTCSTALLAHIDLFHTTDAYKENLNCCCLWDNCTHYFSSDLDTALDVHLHVEKHLIDVLKPPNQHFSTTS, encoded by the exons ATGTGCAAACCAAAGAAAGATATTCATCCAAAACCAATAGAAGATAGGGCAGGGTCATCTCTTTCTCCCTTATCATTAGCAGAG GAGTGTAGTAACATAAAGCAACCACTTGAATATGGCAGTGCCCACAGCAAAATAGATGAACATGCTGCAATCAAAACT TACCATCAAAATAGTCATAGTCCTCTGGTTAAGACTAGATTTGCTGGAAGAAGCTGCTACCATCCTCAGTCATCATGGAGTAATCAAGGGGAACAAAACCAGTTTTTATGGAGCAAGCATAGACATCAACCACGTGGAGCTGCATACCATCAACGATATTTTTCACGAAATGCTTATGGACCAAGGATGCCCACATATGGACAACATAGGCCTAGTTTCAGAAGTGGGCCGGTTTTTAACCATCATAACTCCAGTGGTCATTGGGAATGGAATACATATGACAGAAAACCTACAAAGAGGAACAGATATAAAAGATCAGAATCTTCTAACTCTTCATTGAGCGTGGATTATCCCAACTCTGGAACAAGTAGAATATATTCAACTCATAAAAGTGAATCGTTTAGTACAAGAACACCGATCATAAAGTCTCATGTGACGCCAGCACATTCCGACCCAGATTTATTACAGCCGGAACCCTTTTTTGTCCCAAATTATCCAATTATCCAAAGTATAACAAAGGGTCCCAGTAATAATGACTGCTCAAAGCTTGTGTCCACTGCAGAAATGCATAGGACCAGCTCTACCACAGTAAACAATAATACTATCTCGCAGCCTTTACAGATGCAGGATTTATTAAGTTCCAATATCTCACATGATAAaccaaaacaacacaaacacacaGGAACAACAGTTAGTAAATTAAAGCCACTACTAAACATACCAAAGGATACAACTATAGAGCGGAGTGAGCAGACTTCTGATTTCCCTCCCAGTAAAGATCATTGTACCTCCAATATTTCAAAGATTGAAGATGTAAAAGTTGATGAACCACGTCACCATATTGGATGGAGTACTTCATCAAGGAAACAACCTAAGGAAAAG aaactTTGTAAATCATCCAGTGATGCAACGTCAGTTGACTCTCGATATGCTTCAAAACGGCTAAAAgctttgaaatgtttggtAACAGTAAGGAATGGTGACCTGGAAACGAACATTAAGTCCTCATTTTCATCAGAAGAAAAACCACTGACTGCGGAGCTTAGTTTAGATCATAATTCCACTCAGTCAGCTGTTACTTTTGGGTCTGCTGAGTGTAACACAATTCGTAGAAAGTTTAAAGCCATCATGGATGAGCTCAAGCCACCCACAAGATGTTCTTCTATATCTAGCGGTTCATTGCTTTCTACACAATCTTCATTCGCCGCACagatatttacaaaaaaattcacaGACAAAAGCTCAACTGAGACTATAGATTCTGACAGGGAAACACTTGAAGTGAAAACGATGCTTTCTGACCATGAAACCAAATTACAAGCTGCTGATAAAGATAAAgggaaaaatttgcaatatgaTGAAGTCTGCTGCTCTGATTCTTCTCTAAGGAAAATTATAAGG GCAGAAAGTTTTGAATCTAAAAAAGGCACTGCTGTTAAACTCCAGCCAGTTCCTTCAAGTAGCATCAGTGATGAACCCATTAGGAA GTTTACTGTTCTAGATGTGGCAGAAACTGATTGTACAAGTAGAGGAAAATCTCCTGAAATAGTTCGAAATCAATTGCTAAAACTTGCAAAGAGAAAGCAAAATGAATTAGATTGCAATCAGAATGA ACACTTTGATTCATCTCTTCAAGTAAATGAAACTTTTGATGAGGAGAGCACAACGTCAtcattgaagttaaatttcGAACAAGTACCTTGT CAGGATAGAAAGAGTGATGACGTGGATGAACCAGAACGTTGTGTGGTCGATGCAAGTAAGAAACACACTCCCAAACCCAATGTCCGCAAAGCCAGAAGCAG ATTAGTTGTTCGAGAACATAAACCTAGTGCCAACAACAGTGATAGTGATAAGAAACAAGCCAGATTGGccaaacttttgttaaaacttaGCGGTCGTACAACAAGAAGAAAAGCTGACAGCTCTCAAGCCAAAAGAAGACTGAGTGGACCAAG ATTTGGTATTGGATTAGTTTCAAGAGATGCCACCAAGTCTTACTCTTCAATGGATGAAAGTGATCTTGAAGATATAATCATGTCTATTGCTCAG CAAGATGGAGCACTCCATGAGATCGGGGCAACCACAAAACGTGTGCGGTCATTTTCTGAAGGAGAGTCCACAGTAAATGGTGAATCTAGAATGCAAGAAAAGCATAAGCTGGTTTCAACAAATTCTGAACTTCCTTGTGCTTCTCATAATACACCTGGTAGGAGGAGTGGAAATTTTTCCAGTCAGCTGCTGGAGATGTCTGAAAGAGAAGAGTTGTTACACagacaaagcaaaaatgttaaagaaaaaagcGTAAAACTTCTAGAAGAAATCACCCATGTGAATGAA TTAATTGAGCAGCTTGATGTAAGACGAAAAGAACTTGATGAAGAAAACGAGAACAATTGTCGAGAAGATAGAAAGATTGCTCTTGAATTGCAAGAGATTAGACAAAAccgtttaaaaattttaag AGAGAATTTTGAAACAAGCGGTCGTTCTCATTCGTCTGCTCAAAACATTTCACTTCAGCCTGGCAGTTATTTGCATAGCACCCCTACTCCAACTTCAAAACCAGATTTGCTGTATTTGTCTGCATGCACATCACCAACAGTCACAAAAGTGCAGTCGAGTTTTTCTCATTCACAGCCGAGTATTGAGAATTCGTGTGTTGCAAACATTTATTCAAATGACAATTCAAAGTACGATACAGCAAACACAAGAATTGACTTGGATCTTAGTATGAATTCTACAAGTAATACACCACTTACGAAGGCTAACGCAGAAGTTCCCAGATTTTTTGAGAATGACTGCAATAAGAACTCTTCCACAATTGTTCAAAGCAACAGCAGAGATGAACCTTTTCCTGTGTCATCCAGCtctacatattttcaagcaCACATGGACAAAGAGCCTTTGGAAGAAGCATCTAAACCTGATACTACGGCTGTAGACGCAATCATACGAAGATATCTTGAAGATGCAAGTAATGAGCGTGAGGTGACCTCATCAACAATGCGCAAAAAAGACAATGCATTACTATTG gACAATGGCACACTCTCACAACCACCATCAGATACAGAAGTTACATCTACTACACCAAATCACAAATCTTTGGCTAA AGATATCAGCCATGGCAGAGTAACTGAAAACCAGCATCAAGAAAATGACAGACATGCTGCTGTTAAGCCACAGTCTGCCTAtgcaaatgaagaaaatgtgCGACCTAAAAAGAAGACAAAGACATTACCGAG AGATCCTTATCTTGCAAAACTAAGTTTACAACAACCTTTGACTACTGACATTACGGCATCATGGGTAACAGCACATGATGGTAGCATTAATTCCTTCACCAACCACCCTTCAGAGAACAATAGGACGTTATTTAAACCAGCTACATTAACTTCTGCAG AAACTGAGATCACTCTCAAACATGCAAACTCTTTTCCGCTACACACTGCTTCAGTATTATGTGTTTTTGTTACCCAGTGCAAGATGATGATAACTTGCTCAAAGGACAAACTAGTGCATGTTACGGATTTGAAAACAG GTCAAATTTTGAAGTCATACAACCTTTCCAGTATACCACTGGCAGCTTACATTATACCAGAATCCAGCAACCAGATGGACGAAAAACAAGCTACTTTGCTTTCACTCTATGTAGTGTTTGTAGATGAAACTGGTGATCGTAATTCACTCACAGAATCAAGTTTGCACCAACTTTTCATCACAATTAAT ACCCATCAAAGATTTGCTGAAATGTCTTGTCAGTTTCAAGCTACAAAACTATTAGATTACAGTAGCAGTTTACTATGCATGCATCGTAATAATAATCTGCTTTACCTTGGGGCACGGGATGGAAGAGTTGTTGTTTTCAACAAAGACCAG CACCAAATTCAGGATATTCTGGATTGCCATTCACCACATGCAGTTTGCTGCCTCACAACTGGCACTGATGGGGCAAGGCGTGTGTTATGCTGTGGATCTAGTGATTGCAGGGTGTCAGTTAGAGATGCTACAGATGGACTATTGTTGCGCATCTTATCAGGACATACAAAAACTGTCAATTGTTTACag CTTATCAACCATCTGCTATATAGTGGATCATCTGATAGGAGTGTGCTTGTTCATGATATACACTCTGGTGATATGGTACATAG GTTTCTTGGTCTTCATGGTGGAAGTATTAAAATGCTTAAGGTCCACTTTACTTCAATTGTAACTCTATGTTTGGACAAGAAATTAAGAGTTTTGAGAAATGAG aaaccGCCCATTTATGGCATTCCCAAATCCATTGATGGACTCCCGTTGTGCATGCATCTGTACCAGAGTGATGTCACTGGAGATCAATGTAGGCCTGGTATGGTTGTACCAGTGGTATGTATTGGTTGCCAAGATGGGAAAATACAAATCATTCCACTCCCTCATCTTGCCTCAGTCAAAACCCAATCAACAGTC CAGGTTTGGGAGAAATGCAATACTTCTCCAAAAAGTCTAAATTCTTCCATTGTCATAGATTTAACAAGTGATTTTCAGTGTTTG tGGAGTGGTTGCAAAGCTGCCGGCTTCACCTGTAGTACAGCCCTTCTCGCACACATTGATCTATTTCACACAACCGATGCCTACAAGGAAAACTTAAATTGCTGCTGTCTCTGGGATAACTGTACTCATTATTTTTCATCTGATCTTGACACAGCTTtg GATGTACATTTACATGTTGAGAAACATTTGATTGACGTCTTAAAACCACCAAATCAACATTTCTCGACTACCagttaa